A segment of the Echinicola strongylocentroti genome:
AATGGTGGATTGGAAATTATAAAAATGGTGGGTTTGACAAGGGCATGACCCATGGTGATATATCCCGGGGCGGAAGGCACGGTGATGAAGGCCTGAAAATAGGCAGGAATGGCATGGATCCGGTTTTTAAGTATATTGATGAAGCGGTAGAAAAGAAAAAGCCGTTTTTTATGTGGTATGCTCCGATGATGCCCCACGGCCCCCACACTCCTCCCGATAGTCTTTACCAAAAATACCTAAAGAAAACACCTTCTAAATATGTGGCAAAATACTGGGCCATGTGCGAATGGTTTGATATCACCTGTGGACAGCTAATGGATTATGTAGATAATAAAGGCCTTACCGACAATACCATATTTATCTATGTCTGTGATAATGGCTGGGTTCAAAACGAAGACAACGCTAGCTATGATAAGGTATCCAAAAGAGCACCTTATGATTTGGGAATGAGGACTCCGATTATGATCAAATGGCAAGGACAAATAAAACCATTAATGGATACTTCATCCATCGTAAGCAGCATCGATATTGTCCCTACTGTCTTAAGTCTTTTGGATTTAGAAAAAACCGAGAAAATGGAAGGCATTGACTTTTTGGACCAACAAGCCTTGGATAATCGGGAAACAATATACGGTGAAATCTATGACCACGATTTTTATAGTACCGAGGAAGACCTGTTTTATAATATTGTGTACCAAAAACCGTATAAGCTAATCGTACCCAATAAGAAGAACAAACCAAATGAAAAGATTGAACTTTACGATATTTTCCAAGATCCATATGAGGAAAATGAAATAAGTGAAGCCCACCCTCAGCTAGTGGAGACATTGACAAAGAAGGCCATCGAGTTTAGAAACTAAGCACCTACTTATGGGGGCAACTTCAATTAGTTAAGGAAAAAACATATGATACGGAAAGCATTTAAAATGAAGGTCTATCCTGATCAATTGGAAGAATACAAGCGCAGGCATAATCCGATCTGGACGGAGCTAAAAGACACATTGAAAAATCATGGGGTTAGCAACTACAGCATCTTTTATGACAAAGAAACCAACTCCTTGTTTGGGTACGCTGAGGTATCCTCTAATAAGCAGTGGGAGGAAATTGCCAATACACCGATATGCAGGCAATGGTGGGATCATATGAGCGAGCTTATGGAAACCAATGCTGACAACAGCCCCGTTTCAATAGATCTTCAGGAGGTCTTTTATATGTCATAGCGAACACAGCAACAGTGTAGGTGAGAGATCGTTGTTCCGACAGCTTTGCTGCGGAACCACTAGCGTTGAGTTTTTAACTCAAAACCACTTATTCCTTTCCGTGCTGGTGTCCAGCACTTATGGCATTGCTAGGATGCTTTATCCACTTTCTATTTCCAAGCTAAAGCTCCTAGCGGAGCATCCCTGCTTCGCAATACGAAACAGGATAGTTTTCAAGAGACTATGAAGTAGTTTTGATATTCTAAGGTTTAACCATTATAAAGCATTTAACATAATGAGCACAGCAGAACGTACTTTTAAGCATGTCAACTACCTCTGGGACGAGCAAAAAGCCCAAGAACTAGAAGGAGACGAGGTAGCCCTTTTGATCTACCGTTCCAATATCCTTGGATCGGATCTCCGCATCACCAATTACGGTGGGGGGAACACGAGTTGCAAGACCACGGAAGTCGATCCCTTGACCAAGGAAGAGACAGAGGTAATGTGGGTAAAGGGCTCCGGTGGGGACATCGGCACCCTGAAGAGAAGTGGGCTTGCCGGTCTGTACATGGAGAAGCTGCATTCGCTGAAGAATGTGTACAGGGGCTTGGAGTTTGAAGACGAGATGGTAGGTTTGTTCAACCACTGCATCTATGACCTGGACTCCAAGGCACCTTCCATTGATACGCCCTTGCATGCATTCCTGCCGTTCAGGCACATCGACCACCTGCATCCTGATGCGGCCATTGCGATTGCTGCTTCCAAGGACGGAGAGAAGATTACCCAAGAGCTTTTCGAAGGACAGATTGCGTGGGTGCCCTGGCAGCGCCCAGGATTTGACCTGGCCCTGCAATTGGAAAAAGCCCTGAACGACAATCCCGGTATCCGTGGCATCATGTTGGGCGGCCATGGACTGTTCACCTGGGGCGATACGGCCTATGAGTGCTATATCAACAGCCTTGAGATCATCGACAAGGCCTCTGAGTACCTGGAGGAGAACTATGGCAAGGACCGTCCGGTATTCGGTGGCCAAAAGCTGGAGTCCTTGGCCCCTGAACAGCGTAAAGAGCAGGCTTCCATTATCGCCCCCGTGCTAAGGGGACTGGCTTCCGGGTACAACAGAATGGTCGGCCATTTCACCGACGATGAGCGCGTACTCCAGTTTGCCAACAGCCATGACCTGGAAAAGCTGGCACCGCTGGGAACGAGCTGTCCCGACCACTTCCTGAGGACAAAGATCAGGCCTTTGGTACTGGATTTTCCTGCTGATATTGACCTGGGCAACGCAGAAGAGATCAAGGAAAAGCTGGACAGGGATTTCGAAGAGTACAGGGCGTACTATAAAAAATATTACGAGGACCATAAGCGGGACAACAGTCCGGCCATGCGAGACCCGAATCCCGTGGTGATCATTTGGCCAGGCGTGGGGATGTTCTCCTATGCCAAAAACAAGCAGACCGCACGTGTGGCCAGCGAATTTTACATCAACGCCATCAACGTAATGCGCGGGGCGGAAGCTGTTTCCGAGTATGTGGCCCTGCCGCTCCAGGAGGCTTTTGATATTGAGTACTGGTTGCTGGAAGAAGCAAAGCTCCAGCGTATGCCCAAGGAACAACCACTTTCCAGAAAAGTGGCATTGGTGACCGGTGGTGCAGGCGGTATCGGCAAGGCGATTGCCGACAAGCTGGCCGGTGAAGGTGCCTGCGTATTCATCACGGACATCAACCAGGACCGTCTGGACGAGGCTGTAGGGACTTATTCCAAAGATGTCGGTGGCGGTGCAGTGATGGACGTGACCAAGGGTGACGACATCGTAAAGGCCTATAAGGAAGCTGCCCTGAAGTTTGGTGGTGTGGACATCATCATCAACTGTGCCGGGCTGGCGATTTCCAAGCCGATCGAGCAGACCTCCGAGAAAGACTGGGACCTGCTACAGGATATTCTGGTAAAGGGACAGTTTGCCGTATCCAAGGCGGGAGTGGAAACCCTGAGGGCACAGAACCTTGGCGGTGACATTATCAATATAGCCAGTAAAAATGCCCTGGTATCCGGTCCCAACAATGTAGGTTATGGTACTGCCAAAGCCGCCCAGGTGCACATGAGCCGTCTTCTGGCCGCTGAGCTTGGCAAGGACAAGATCCGCGTAAACGTGGTGAACCCCGATGCCGTGATCGAAGGAAGCAAGATCTGGGAAGGCGAATGGGCAAAAGGAAGGGCCAAAGCCTATGGCATCACCGTGGAAGAGCTGCCGGCCTTCTATGCAAAAAGAACGATCCTGAACGAGATCATCGGTGTGGATGACATCGCCAATGGTGTCTTTGCCTTTGTGGGCGGTCACCTGAGCAAGTGTACAGGTAATATTCTGAATGTAGATGGCGGAGTGGCCGCTGCTTTTGTGAGATAATTATGCGAATGGACAAGCAAGGAATAAATGAAATGAACGATCAGGCTCTCCCGGACCACCGGGAGGGTCTTGATCATTTGAATAGCGTACTGGGAAAGAAGGGCATCGATGTCAATGCCCTTGTGGGAAAGCTAAAGGAATTCCAGGTGGCCGTGCCCAGCTGGGCACTGGGCACCGGAGGCACACGTTTCGGGAGGTTTCCCGGAGGCGGTGAGCCGGGCACCCTGGAGGACAAGATTGCCGATGTGGGGCTGTTGCACCAGTTGAGCCAATCTGCGGGAGCGATCTCGCTGCACATTCCCTGGGATATCCCCAAGGATGTGAAGGCCATTAAGGAACTGGCCGCTTCGCACGGGCTGATCTTCGACGCGGTGAACTCCAATACCTTTCAGGACCAGCCTGACCAGGAGCTTTCCTATAAGTTCGGGTCGCTTTGCCATGCGGACAGGGCGGTCAGAAAACAGGCCGTGGACCATAACCTTGAAGTGATCAGGTATGGTGATGCCCTCGGCTCCAAGTCGCTGACCGTTTGGTTGGCGGACGGATCGTCATTCCCGGGACAGCTGAACTTCAAGAAGGCTTTCCGGCGTACCCTGGAATCGCTTCAGGAAATCTATGCGGGCATGCCTTCCGACTGGAAGATGTTTGTGGAATACAAGCCCTATGAGCCGAATTTCTACTCTACGGTGATCCAGGACTGGGGCACCTCCCATATGCTGGCCGATAAGTTGGGCGACCGTGCCTACAGCTTGGTGGACCTTGGCCACCACCTGCCCAATACCAATATCGAGCAGATCGTGGCGACGCTGATGATGGAGGGCAAGCTGGGCGGCTTCCACTTCAACGATTCCAAGTACGGCGATGATGACGTGACCGTTGGCTCGCTGAAGCCCTACCAGTTGTTTTTGATCTTCAACGAACTGGTGGACGGCATGGAAGACCCTACATCGGACAATCCCTATCCGGCCTGGATGATCGATGCCAGCCATAACCTGAAGGATCCGTTGGAGGACCTGCTGCAATCACTGGAAGCGATCAAACTGGCCTATGCACAGGCACTGTTGGTGGACCGTGTGGCACTGGAAGAGGCAAGGGAAAACAATGATCCTTCCCTGGCACAGGAAATCCTTCAGGCAGCCTACCGTACGGATGTCCGCCCACTGTTGGCGGAAGCCAGGTTACAGGCAGGAGGGGCACTGGATCCGATAGGTACTTATCGAAGGCTCAATGTCCGGAAGGAACTGATCGCCCAGCGTGGCGAGAAGGTGATCTCCACGGGACTGTAACAGGGCCGTCATAGCTTTGCCTTGGGCCCTTACCATAACATCAATACAATCATTACAGCAACTTCCGGCAATCCGTTCATTTCCTTTTTCACGGGTTTAATAGGTTTGAGAATTTTCTTCTGAAAAATTGAACTGGATTGCCGGTTTTGTATTACCAGCTTCCAACGTGAAGTCTAATTAACTTACCCCATGACGCCAATACCGGTAATTGCCATATTTGATATAGGAAAGACCAACAAGAAGTTCTTTTTGTTTGATGGGCACAGCAATGAGATCAAGCAGGAGTACAACAAGATCCCGCTGACAGCGGACGAGGATGGTTTTGAATGTGATGACCTGGCAGCATTGACGGATTGGATAAGGTCCAGTGTTGAGGGCATCTGCCGGTCACCGGACTATGAGCTCAAGGGGATCAATTTTTCCACTTATGGCGCGTCGTTTGTCCATATTGGCGAGGATGGCGAGCCGCTGACACCACTTTATAATTACCTGAAGGAAATCCCCCAAGAGGTGCTTGACGGGTTTTACCGGCGCTATCCCGAGGAGGCCAACAACCTGGAGACCGCTTCCCCTTCATTGGGCATGCTGAATTCCGGGCTGCAGCTGTACTGGCTGAAGAAGACGAGACCGGAACTGTTTGCCAAGATCAGACACTCCCTGCACTTCCCCCAGTACCTGAGCTATCTGTTTACGGGCAAGGCGGTGAGCGAGCCCACTTCCATCGGCTGCCATACACGTCTCTGGGACTTCCAAAAAGGCCAGTACCATGATTGGGTGAAGGCGGAAGGCATCGACCGGGTGCTCCCTGAGATCGTACCGACGGGCCAATTGTACACGGCAGCGATCTGTGGCCGGAAAGTGGATGTCGGTGTAGGTATCCACGACAGTTCCTCGGCGCTTGCCTCTTATCTGGTGCGGGTAAAGGAACCGTTCCTGTTGATCTCCACCGGCACCTGGAGCATTTCCCTCAACCCGTTTACCCAAGATCCACTGACACGGGAAGAACTCCACAATGACTGCCTGAATTTCCTCAGTATCGATGGCAATCCGGTGAAGGCATCCCGCTTTTTTATGGGCTACGAGTTCAATTACCAGATGGACCGGATCAACAGGCATTTTGACAAGCCCGACAAATATTACAAGACGGTACCTGCCGACCCGGCAATCATCCGGCAAATCAAGGACGGAAAGGTCCGCAATACGTTTTGTCCGGCGCATATCGCGGAGACACCATTGGTGAAGTCCCTTTACGGCGGCAATGAGTGGGAGCCCGGGGCATTTGACAGTTTTGAAGAGGCCTACCACCATTTGATCTGGGGGCTGACGCTGCTGCAGGTAGCGTCGCTCAAATTGGCAAGGGGGAATTCCGCTATCCATAAGGTCTTTGTCGACGACGGCTTTGTCCACAATGAGGTGTTCATGGAACTGCTGGGACACTACCTTCCGGACTGCGAGCTGGTGTTTTCGGACTTCCCACTGGGATCGGCCTACGGCGCGGCCCTGGTACTGGAGGCCAGCGAGAAGAAGATGGTGTAGAAGTCCGAAGACTTTGGGAAGTTATGGTCGCAAGTCTTTAGACTTGGACCAATTAAGCCCTGGTCCAAGTCTGAAGACTTGCGACCTCATACTTATGGAAGTCTTCAGACTTCCCTTTTTTTACCTTGTTTTAAAGAAAGAAGAATTCCATACAATATTACCTGTTTTTTGGACTTTTCAATGGGGAATAATGGCTTCATTGGAGATTAAATGAAGCATATGGTTACAATTAACTATTGTTTCATTCTATATGTTGAAAGGTTAATGTAACATAAATGAAAATCTTTAAAATCACGGTACTTCTTATGTGTTTTGCCGCACAGGCATTTGGTCAGATCGAAAAAGGGGCAAGAGATGATAATGGGCGACATGTGATCCCGCGAGGCTTTGTGGTCAACACCAATGATGCAATGGGTGAATTGTTTTACACCAAAGACGATTATTTGAGAATGGTCCGGATGGGTGCAAATTATCAGGTGATCCGGCTGGAATTGGGGAAGGTGAGTGGTTTTACAGGCTGTACAGTGGATTCTGAATATTTACAAAAACTGGATACATTGGTGGAGCTGGGGAAAGAGCACGGTATGAAGACCGTGTTTAAAATGACGGTATATGGTGTGAAAGGCTTCAGTTGGGAAGAGTTTTGGGAAAACAGAAACGATGAACACTTGACCTATATTGATGCATGGAAAAATATTTGGGAACGTTACCAAGATCAAGTAGCAGTAAAAGGGTATGACCTTGTAAACGAGCCAAGGAAGGAATCGATGGATATTTCGTATGAGGATTTGACCAATGACTATTTGGTTCCGCTCTACCAGAAGATTATCGACGAAGGCCAAAAATTCAACGCAGATAAGTTGATGTACTGCCAAGCTATTTTTATGAACAAAGGTGATGCCGTCAACCATAATCAATATGCTGAGATCACCGCAGCCATAAACCGTGAGAATGTAGTGTTTACCCCGCATATCTACCAAAACAAGAAAGAATGGATAAAACCTACTATGCTAAGATTTGAGCAAGAAGCAGCACTGCAAAAGGGGCCCATGCTCGTAGGGGAGTGGGGCTTTCCTACTTTCCAAACCACAGATTCCTCCGCCCATGAGCAGAGGAATTATATGGATTTTTATATCCATACGGTAAATATGTTTGACAGTTTAGGAGTGGGGTCGATAAAGGCTTGGTTTTCAGGCAACCGTAAGATGCAAAATTTTCTTCCTGGAGGGCCATCTACTTGGGCGATATTCAGTGATCCCAATGGTGTGGGAACGGTGGAGCGGAAATATATCACGGATATCATAGCCAGGCCTTATCCCCAAGCGATCGCAGGAAGTATCCGGTCATTTGGCTTTGATTTCGCCACTAGGACGTTGGCGGTGAAGATTACTTCAGACAATCAGAAAGGCCCTTCCCATATCTTCGTCGGGGCAAACAGACATTACCCTGATGGGTTTTCTGTTAGACTAGGAGATGAATTGACCCTGATTCAAAACCCACTGCATAACACAGGACTTGAGGTGGTTAAAAACGAAAATAATTGGGAAGTTGATGGTTTTATCTGGGATGAGGTACAACAACAACTCATCGTGTTGGATTGGCCACTGGACCATACGGATTTGGAGCTGAGGATCGAGCCAGGTGTTACCCGTTGATAATCTCCTTGGGCGGAATCTCTATTTTAAACTACAGCAAAAAAATAACAATATGCGCATCATATTAATAATTTTATCAGCAACCGTTTTCGTATCTATCGGTAAAGCCCATTCGCAGGTAAATGTCGCACACAATGGCTCTCTGGAGTGGGATTATGAAGAAAAAAACGGAATAGTTGCGGTCGAAGCAGAGCATTTCTATAAACAATCCAAAACAACAAAGAGAAAGTGGTATGCCATATCAGGCAAGCAGGCATCGGCACCTGCTATCCAAGGTAAAGAAAACCATGCTTCGGGAGCGAGCAACGAAACCTATATGGAGATTTTGCCTGATACAAGGACGGATCATTCGGACGAATTGGTTCATGGGGAGAATTTTTCCAATAAAGCCGGGGAAATAGGTGT
Coding sequences within it:
- a CDS encoding sulfatase-like hydrolase/transferase — protein: MNKVEALGILGLVLVIACFTSCKGEKTNSDMKTSGQKNPNIVLILSDDQAWTDYGFMGHEHIETPNIDRLAEESHTFTRGYVPTSLCSPSLASLITGLYPQQNGILGNDRILPTDDPSKKKEVRGENFKPLIKQFEKFETLPDLLKPKGYLSFQTGKWWIGNYKNGGFDKGMTHGDISRGGRHGDEGLKIGRNGMDPVFKYIDEAVEKKKPFFMWYAPMMPHGPHTPPDSLYQKYLKKTPSKYVAKYWAMCEWFDITCGQLMDYVDNKGLTDNTIFIYVCDNGWVQNEDNASYDKVSKRAPYDLGMRTPIMIKWQGQIKPLMDTSSIVSSIDIVPTVLSLLDLEKTEKMEGIDFLDQQALDNRETIYGEIYDHDFYSTEEDLFYNIVYQKPYKLIVPNKKNKPNEKIELYDIFQDPYEENEISEAHPQLVETLTKKAIEFRN
- the rhaM gene encoding L-rhamnose mutarotase, producing MIRKAFKMKVYPDQLEEYKRRHNPIWTELKDTLKNHGVSNYSIFYDKETNSLFGYAEVSSNKQWEEIANTPICRQWWDHMSELMETNADNSPVSIDLQEVFYMS
- a CDS encoding bifunctional aldolase/short-chain dehydrogenase, encoding MSTAERTFKHVNYLWDEQKAQELEGDEVALLIYRSNILGSDLRITNYGGGNTSCKTTEVDPLTKEETEVMWVKGSGGDIGTLKRSGLAGLYMEKLHSLKNVYRGLEFEDEMVGLFNHCIYDLDSKAPSIDTPLHAFLPFRHIDHLHPDAAIAIAASKDGEKITQELFEGQIAWVPWQRPGFDLALQLEKALNDNPGIRGIMLGGHGLFTWGDTAYECYINSLEIIDKASEYLEENYGKDRPVFGGQKLESLAPEQRKEQASIIAPVLRGLASGYNRMVGHFTDDERVLQFANSHDLEKLAPLGTSCPDHFLRTKIRPLVLDFPADIDLGNAEEIKEKLDRDFEEYRAYYKKYYEDHKRDNSPAMRDPNPVVIIWPGVGMFSYAKNKQTARVASEFYINAINVMRGAEAVSEYVALPLQEAFDIEYWLLEEAKLQRMPKEQPLSRKVALVTGGAGGIGKAIADKLAGEGACVFITDINQDRLDEAVGTYSKDVGGGAVMDVTKGDDIVKAYKEAALKFGGVDIIINCAGLAISKPIEQTSEKDWDLLQDILVKGQFAVSKAGVETLRAQNLGGDIINIASKNALVSGPNNVGYGTAKAAQVHMSRLLAAELGKDKIRVNVVNPDAVIEGSKIWEGEWAKGRAKAYGITVEELPAFYAKRTILNEIIGVDDIANGVFAFVGGHLSKCTGNILNVDGGVAAAFVR
- a CDS encoding TIM barrel protein, whose protein sequence is MRMDKQGINEMNDQALPDHREGLDHLNSVLGKKGIDVNALVGKLKEFQVAVPSWALGTGGTRFGRFPGGGEPGTLEDKIADVGLLHQLSQSAGAISLHIPWDIPKDVKAIKELAASHGLIFDAVNSNTFQDQPDQELSYKFGSLCHADRAVRKQAVDHNLEVIRYGDALGSKSLTVWLADGSSFPGQLNFKKAFRRTLESLQEIYAGMPSDWKMFVEYKPYEPNFYSTVIQDWGTSHMLADKLGDRAYSLVDLGHHLPNTNIEQIVATLMMEGKLGGFHFNDSKYGDDDVTVGSLKPYQLFLIFNELVDGMEDPTSDNPYPAWMIDASHNLKDPLEDLLQSLEAIKLAYAQALLVDRVALEEARENNDPSLAQEILQAAYRTDVRPLLAEARLQAGGALDPIGTYRRLNVRKELIAQRGEKVISTGL
- a CDS encoding FGGY-family carbohydrate kinase — its product is MTPIPVIAIFDIGKTNKKFFLFDGHSNEIKQEYNKIPLTADEDGFECDDLAALTDWIRSSVEGICRSPDYELKGINFSTYGASFVHIGEDGEPLTPLYNYLKEIPQEVLDGFYRRYPEEANNLETASPSLGMLNSGLQLYWLKKTRPELFAKIRHSLHFPQYLSYLFTGKAVSEPTSIGCHTRLWDFQKGQYHDWVKAEGIDRVLPEIVPTGQLYTAAICGRKVDVGVGIHDSSSALASYLVRVKEPFLLISTGTWSISLNPFTQDPLTREELHNDCLNFLSIDGNPVKASRFFMGYEFNYQMDRINRHFDKPDKYYKTVPADPAIIRQIKDGKVRNTFCPAHIAETPLVKSLYGGNEWEPGAFDSFEEAYHHLIWGLTLLQVASLKLARGNSAIHKVFVDDGFVHNEVFMELLGHYLPDCELVFSDFPLGSAYGAALVLEASEKKMV
- a CDS encoding cellulase family glycosylhydrolase, coding for MKIFKITVLLMCFAAQAFGQIEKGARDDNGRHVIPRGFVVNTNDAMGELFYTKDDYLRMVRMGANYQVIRLELGKVSGFTGCTVDSEYLQKLDTLVELGKEHGMKTVFKMTVYGVKGFSWEEFWENRNDEHLTYIDAWKNIWERYQDQVAVKGYDLVNEPRKESMDISYEDLTNDYLVPLYQKIIDEGQKFNADKLMYCQAIFMNKGDAVNHNQYAEITAAINRENVVFTPHIYQNKKEWIKPTMLRFEQEAALQKGPMLVGEWGFPTFQTTDSSAHEQRNYMDFYIHTVNMFDSLGVGSIKAWFSGNRKMQNFLPGGPSTWAIFSDPNGVGTVERKYITDIIARPYPQAIAGSIRSFGFDFATRTLAVKITSDNQKGPSHIFVGANRHYPDGFSVRLGDELTLIQNPLHNTGLEVVKNENNWEVDGFIWDEVQQQLIVLDWPLDHTDLELRIEPGVTR